The Phoenix dactylifera cultivar Barhee BC4 chromosome 9, palm_55x_up_171113_PBpolish2nd_filt_p, whole genome shotgun sequence genome window below encodes:
- the LOC103703932 gene encoding uncharacterized protein LOC103703932 isoform X2, with the protein MRLFKKGNKVEVLNKREVPSGSWWCAEIISGNGQNYYVKYDSYPANMGAAVERVSRKAIRPCPPLVKSPSDWVPGDIAEVLDNSSWKLSEVLRVGGDGYFFVRLLGSSREFKVHVSDLRLRQSWLDGKWVVIQKDSGKHDRRMISNLSKGKKFSCQRPWPCLESHNAVVLSRGMKKRPRVSSQPVERCTEASRKMRALEKYGRCEQRGGGRSLQPWEKVDVVASPRRVLGEKCLLASLNNRMTGFSKMASWRGLPNINIKYFPVTSSEPSDAESTSSSVGSCSTSNSPYRSLQCPGMVPTQDLSSHSDDAEISCGSGRESSLPTEEVLPTETHQLELHAYRSTMMALYASGPISWEQEALMTNLRLMLNISNDEHLLELKNLVSSEIGTIPLRSMLEACKACFRWSLMMVKM; encoded by the exons ATGAGAttattcaagaaaggaaataagGTGGAGGTATTGAACAAGAGGGAGGTGCCATCAGGCTCTTGGTGGTGTGCTGAGATAATCTCCGGCAATGGGCAGAACTACTATGTTAAGTATGATAGTTATCCAGCAAACATGGGTGCAGCTGTGGAAAGAGTATCAAGAAAGGCCATTAGACCATGTCCACCGTTGGTGAAAAGCCCAAGTGATTGGGTGCCTGGAGACATTGCTGAGGTCTTGGACAATAGCTCGTGGAAGCTTTCAGAGGTTTTGAGGGTTGGTGGCGATGGTTACTTTTTTGTAAGGCTTCTTGGATCCTCGAGGGAGTTCAAAGTCCATGTATCTGACCTCAGGCTGCGACAATCTTGGCTAGATGGAAAATGGGTTGTGATTCAAAAG GATTCTGGAAAACATGATCGTAGAATGATAAGCAATCTGtcaaaaggaaagaaattcaGCTGCCAGAGGCCTTGGCCATGTCTAGAAAGTCATAATGCTGTTGTGCTCTCAAGAGGCATGAAGAAAAGGCCACGAGTCTCATCACAACCTGTTGAGAGATGCACTGAAGCTAGCAGAAAGATGAGGGCACTTGAGAAATATGGACGGTGTGAGCAAAGGGGCGGAGGGCGTTCCCTCCAGCCCTGGGAAAAGGTAGATGTTGTTGCTTCCCCACGAAGGGTACTGGGTGAAAAATGCTTGCTTGCTTCGTTAAACAACAGAATGACTGGGTTTTCTAAAATGGCCTCATGGAGGGGATTGCCAAATatcaatattaaatattttcctGTAACAAGTTCAGAACCTAGTGATGCTGAGAGTACCTCATCCTCTGTTGGTAGTTGCAGTACCAGCAATAGCCCATATAGATCACTCCAGTGTCCTGGAATGGTTCCTACCCAAGATTTGTCTAGTCATtcagatgatgctgaaatttctTGTGGGTCAGGAAGAGAATCGTCTCTTCCTACTGAAGAGGTGTTACCAACAGAAACTCATCAGCTGGAGTTGCACGCCTACCGTTCCACTATGATGGCATTGTATGCTTCTGGGCCCATTAGTTGGGAACAGGAGGCATTGATGACAAACCTGCGCCTTATGCTAAACATATCAAATGATGAACATTTATTGGAGCTAAAGAATTTAGTGTCTTCCGAAATAGGCACAATCCCTCTCA GGTCAATGCTGGAGGCTTGTAAAGCATGCTTCCGTTGGTCCCTGATGATG
- the LOC103703948 gene encoding protein arginine N-methyltransferase PRMT10, producing the protein MASMASLANGSSDPSAGRAAAVDKGVDYANYFCTYAFLYHQKEMLSDRVRMDAYHNAVFQNKHHFRGKVVLDVGTGSGILAIWCAQAGAKKVYAVEATKMSDHARELVKANNVGDIVEVVESSMEDVVLPEKVDVIISEWMGYFLLRESMLDSVICARDRWLKPDGIMYPSHARMWIAPIRSGLGDQKMNDLECAMNDWYNFVEETETHYGVNMNVLTKPYHAEHEKYYLKTSSWSNLHPNQVIGTPSIIKEIDCLMATVDEIRNVTSKFSLSINMDRTRLSGFAGWFDVHFRGSVQNPAMHEIELTTAPSVDNTTHWGQQVFLLHPPPRVHEGDRVMISFLMTRSKENHRLMDVDFTYELQHSSGKWLPPVTSKFYIE; encoded by the exons ATGGCGTCGATGGCGAGCTTGGCGAACGGATCGTCGGATCCGTCTGCGGGCAGGGCCGCGGCCGTGGACAAGGGCGTGGACTACGCGAACTACTTCTGCACCTATGCCTTCCTCTACCACCAGAAGGAGATGCTTTCCGACCGTGTCCGGATGGACGCCTACCACAACGCCGTTTTCCAGAACAAGCACCACTTCCGCGGAAAG GTTGTGCTGGATGTTGGCACGGGTAGCGGTATTCTTGCAATCTGGTGCGCGCAAGCTGGTGCGAAGAAGGTGTATGCTGTCGAAGCTACCAAGATGTCCGACCATGCCCGTGAGCTTGTTAAAGCGAACAATGTCGGTGACATTGTTGAAGTGGTCGAAAGTTCGATGGAAGATGTTGTCTTGCCTGAGAAAG TTGATGTTATAATCTCGGAGTGGATGGGATATTTTCTTCTGCGGGAGTCGATGTTAGACTCCGTAATATGTGCACGTGACCGTTGGCTGAAACCCGATGGAATAAT GTACCCCAGTCATGCTCGTATGTGGATAGCACCGATCAGATCTGGTTTAGGAGATCAGAAAATGAACGACTTGGAATGTGCAATGAATGACTGGTATAATTTTGTCGAGGAGACTGAAACACATTATGGGGTTAATATGAATGTTCTGACGAAACCTTACCATGCAGAGCATGAGAAGTACTATCTAAAG ACATCATCATGGAGCAACCTTCATCCGAATCAAGTGATAGGAACCCCTTCTATCATCAAGGAAATTGATTGTCTGATGGCCACTGTGGATGAAATTCGTAATGTTACTTCAAAATTTTCATTGTCAATCAATATGGACAGGACAAGACTATCTGGATTTGCTGGGTGGTTTGATGTCCATTTTCGA GGTAGTGTGCAGAACCCGGCGATGCATGAAATTGAGTTGACCACTGCTCCCAGCGTAGACAATACAACACATTGGGGCCAACAG GTATTCTTGTTGCATCCTCCTCCTAGAGTTCATGAAGGGGATAGAGTGATGATCTCTTTTTTGATGACCCGCTCTAAAGAGAATCACCGGTTGATGGATGTGGACTTTACCTACGAACTACAGCATTCATCTGGGAAGTGGCTTCCTCCTGTCACTTCCAAGTTCTATATAGAATGA
- the LOC103703932 gene encoding uncharacterized protein LOC103703932 isoform X1 yields the protein MRLFKKGNKVEVLNKREVPSGSWWCAEIISGNGQNYYVKYDSYPANMGAAVERVSRKAIRPCPPLVKSPSDWVPGDIAEVLDNSSWKLSEVLRVGGDGYFFVRLLGSSREFKVHVSDLRLRQSWLDGKWVVIQKDSGKHDRRMISNLSKGKKFSCQRPWPCLESHNAVVLSRGMKKRPRVSSQPVERCTEASRKMRALEKYGRCEQRGGGRSLQPWEKVDVVASPRRVLGEKCLLASLNNRMTGFSKMASWRGLPNINIKYFPVTSSEPSDAESTSSSVGSCSTSNSPYRSLQCPGMVPTQDLSSHSDDAEISCGSGRESSLPTEEVLPTETHQLELHAYRSTMMALYASGPISWEQEALMTNLRLMLNISNDEHLLELKNLVSSEIGTIPLRSMLEACKACFRWSLMMVRFVTCFALRTMWQHFHLILTNKSA from the exons ATGAGAttattcaagaaaggaaataagGTGGAGGTATTGAACAAGAGGGAGGTGCCATCAGGCTCTTGGTGGTGTGCTGAGATAATCTCCGGCAATGGGCAGAACTACTATGTTAAGTATGATAGTTATCCAGCAAACATGGGTGCAGCTGTGGAAAGAGTATCAAGAAAGGCCATTAGACCATGTCCACCGTTGGTGAAAAGCCCAAGTGATTGGGTGCCTGGAGACATTGCTGAGGTCTTGGACAATAGCTCGTGGAAGCTTTCAGAGGTTTTGAGGGTTGGTGGCGATGGTTACTTTTTTGTAAGGCTTCTTGGATCCTCGAGGGAGTTCAAAGTCCATGTATCTGACCTCAGGCTGCGACAATCTTGGCTAGATGGAAAATGGGTTGTGATTCAAAAG GATTCTGGAAAACATGATCGTAGAATGATAAGCAATCTGtcaaaaggaaagaaattcaGCTGCCAGAGGCCTTGGCCATGTCTAGAAAGTCATAATGCTGTTGTGCTCTCAAGAGGCATGAAGAAAAGGCCACGAGTCTCATCACAACCTGTTGAGAGATGCACTGAAGCTAGCAGAAAGATGAGGGCACTTGAGAAATATGGACGGTGTGAGCAAAGGGGCGGAGGGCGTTCCCTCCAGCCCTGGGAAAAGGTAGATGTTGTTGCTTCCCCACGAAGGGTACTGGGTGAAAAATGCTTGCTTGCTTCGTTAAACAACAGAATGACTGGGTTTTCTAAAATGGCCTCATGGAGGGGATTGCCAAATatcaatattaaatattttcctGTAACAAGTTCAGAACCTAGTGATGCTGAGAGTACCTCATCCTCTGTTGGTAGTTGCAGTACCAGCAATAGCCCATATAGATCACTCCAGTGTCCTGGAATGGTTCCTACCCAAGATTTGTCTAGTCATtcagatgatgctgaaatttctTGTGGGTCAGGAAGAGAATCGTCTCTTCCTACTGAAGAGGTGTTACCAACAGAAACTCATCAGCTGGAGTTGCACGCCTACCGTTCCACTATGATGGCATTGTATGCTTCTGGGCCCATTAGTTGGGAACAGGAGGCATTGATGACAAACCTGCGCCTTATGCTAAACATATCAAATGATGAACATTTATTGGAGCTAAAGAATTTAGTGTCTTCCGAAATAGGCACAATCCCTCTCA GGTCAATGCTGGAGGCTTGTAAAGCATGCTTCCGTTGGTCCCTGATGATGGTGAGGTTTGTCACATGCTTTGCACTTCGAACAATGTGGCAACATTTCCATCTGATTCTTACAAACAAGTCAGCATAA